A region from the Leptolyngbya sp. 'hensonii' genome encodes:
- a CDS encoding MBL fold metallo-hydrolase: MNQGTFAYLSLSSIKAGVRAREFFLEQPNSITLHPIVTLPLDSVIPEDPKTLSNKQPRIVLAGEAACAIYAFPPNRHTLGATAYLIVENQVRILVDCPAWDEGTQTFLEQQGPIDWLFITHRGGIGQIQALQQALGCKVLIQEQEAYLLPGITPESFQQDYSLSLASQVIWTPGHSPGSSCLYLMEYGGVLFTGRHLLPDPQGQPTPLRTAKTFHWPRQIRSVRYLLEQFTPETLNFICPGANTGFLRGQRAIDQAYDRLAQLDLVTCLRTQPLL, encoded by the coding sequence TTGAACCAGGGAACCTTTGCCTATTTATCACTATCTTCTATCAAAGCTGGGGTTCGAGCCAGGGAATTTTTCCTGGAACAACCTAATTCCATCACCCTTCACCCGATCGTGACACTGCCCCTGGATTCCGTGATTCCTGAAGACCCTAAAACCCTATCCAATAAACAACCCCGCATTGTTTTAGCGGGGGAAGCAGCCTGCGCTATTTATGCGTTCCCACCTAACCGCCACACCCTCGGTGCAACGGCCTATCTTATTGTGGAAAATCAGGTCCGCATTCTGGTGGATTGTCCAGCCTGGGATGAGGGAACACAGACCTTCCTGGAGCAGCAGGGGCCGATTGATTGGCTGTTCATCACCCATCGAGGTGGCATTGGTCAAATCCAAGCCCTGCAACAGGCCCTCGGTTGCAAAGTTTTAATCCAAGAGCAAGAAGCCTATCTCCTACCTGGCATAACCCCAGAGTCCTTCCAGCAGGACTATAGCCTGAGTCTTGCCAGCCAGGTCATCTGGACCCCCGGCCATTCCCCTGGCTCTTCCTGTCTTTACTTGATGGAGTACGGGGGGGTGTTATTTACCGGACGGCACCTTCTACCCGATCCCCAGGGCCAGCCCACCCCCCTGAGAACGGCCAAAACCTTTCACTGGCCCCGCCAAATTCGCAGTGTGCGCTATTTACTGGAACAGTTCACACCCGAGACTCTCAATTTTATCTGCCCTGGAGCCAATACGGGTTTTTTGCGTGGCCAGCGGGCGATCGATCAGGCCTACGATCGACTCGCTCAACTGGATCTGGTAACCTGTCTGCGGACCCAGCCCTTACTTTAG
- a CDS encoding HD domain-containing protein, whose amino-acid sequence MLPNASRTYHDPLHGAITLDSSDPTEALLIRLIDTPEFQRLRRIRQLGPASLTFHGAESSRFTHSVGVLAVARRAFDRLAKRYPQLQIYRPVVLCAALLHDLGHGPFSHTSEEIFGNHHEAWTRRILKESPPIHHLLTAFDPNLVQGIEAVYLKKHPVPLVWQLVSSQLDCDRLDYLLRDSYFTGASYGRLDLDRILLAMDYDPVSQQLVVARKGMAAIEHYLLVRYFMYAQVYNHPKNLAASWSLTQAFQRAGLALHQGHLAVDETVMAWLSQDCNTLPLEHYLSADDTVFSYHLHRWQNCADPILADLSRRLIQRDLLKAIDVTHLEEGHRQALLQQVYSGLTLAGFSPQYYAGLRVALSRGYTLYQRGIKLRAATGLQEISEQSTLVKALIQPFQRVWLFYPREVQSAVEIAVQACFK is encoded by the coding sequence GTGCTACCTAATGCCAGTCGGACCTACCATGATCCGCTCCATGGTGCGATTACTCTGGACAGCAGTGATCCAACCGAAGCCCTGCTCATCCGGCTGATTGATACCCCGGAATTTCAGCGTCTGCGCCGCATTCGCCAGTTGGGGCCGGCTAGTTTAACCTTCCATGGGGCCGAAAGCTCGCGCTTCACCCATTCGGTTGGGGTGCTGGCAGTGGCCCGACGGGCCTTCGATCGGCTGGCCAAGCGGTATCCCCAACTCCAGATCTATCGACCGGTGGTTCTCTGTGCCGCCCTGTTACATGATCTTGGCCATGGTCCTTTCAGTCACACCAGCGAAGAGATTTTTGGAAATCACCATGAGGCCTGGACGCGGCGGATTCTGAAGGAATCTCCCCCCATCCATCACCTGTTAACGGCTTTTGATCCCAATTTGGTGCAGGGGATCGAGGCGGTTTATCTTAAAAAGCATCCGGTGCCTCTAGTCTGGCAACTGGTGTCCAGCCAGTTGGATTGCGATCGCCTGGATTATTTATTGCGAGATAGCTATTTTACAGGTGCATCCTATGGCCGCTTAGATCTGGACCGAATCTTGCTGGCAATGGACTATGACCCGGTGAGTCAGCAACTGGTGGTGGCCCGGAAAGGCATGGCGGCGATCGAACATTACCTACTGGTGCGTTACTTCATGTATGCCCAGGTATATAACCATCCCAAGAATCTGGCTGCATCCTGGTCCCTCACCCAGGCATTTCAACGGGCTGGATTAGCCCTGCATCAGGGGCATTTGGCTGTGGATGAAACTGTTATGGCCTGGTTGTCTCAAGACTGTAACACCCTGCCTTTGGAACATTACTTGAGTGCGGATGATACGGTCTTTAGCTACCACCTGCATCGCTGGCAGAATTGTGCCGATCCCATCCTGGCTGATTTGAGTCGTCGCCTGATCCAGCGGGATCTCTTGAAGGCAATCGATGTGACCCATCTGGAGGAAGGGCATCGTCAGGCTTTGCTGCAACAAGTCTACAGTGGGCTTACCCTGGCGGGATTTTCTCCCCAATATTATGCTGGGTTGAGGGTTGCCCTGAGTCGGGGTTATACCCTGTATCAACGGGGCATTAAGTTGCGGGCTGCAACAGGATTGCAGGAAATTAGTGAGCAATCAACCCTGGTCAAAGCCCTGATCCAGCCGTTTCAGCGGGTCTGGCTGTTCTATCCCAGAGAGGTGCAATCGGCTGTGGAAATAGCTGTGCAGGCGTGTTTCAAGTAG
- a CDS encoding site-2 protease family protein, which yields MTLPLLFLLLLGLFTYYIVQRSVAGITRTPVWLLWLVMMMPTFIWSAWALLNNGSTSMPPELMLGSFIICLPLYWFLVQLGRRDVRSSVKPAESQPQSQGSTDLTPEVPTTQPAARDNTASPRPIDKTEEATLQNCFPWTVYYLQSIDYKAQAIICRGQLRATSEVAYETVRKNVETYFGDRFLLVFQEGFSNKPFFVLVPNPQAQQNRKEKVESLYRPGLALGLLLATGLTTALVGTAIVLEQPISSSFFDRVASNPALLLSGLPYAIALLIILGIHELGHYLVAQYYQLKTTLPYFIPIPFFLGTFGAFIQIRSPIPNRKVLFDVGIAGPIAGLVVTLPILLWGLAHSAIVPMPSEADMLDFDPLNPKSFLLLTILSKIALGSSLTANTAIKLNPVAIAGCIGLLVTALNLMPVGQLDGGHIVHAMFGQRTGAVIGQISRILVLLLPLALQDIRLLPWAALLFFMPIFDEPALNDVSELDNFRDFWGLVALGILLIIILPTPGIVSRALL from the coding sequence ATGACTTTACCACTGCTCTTCCTACTGCTGCTGGGTTTGTTCACTTACTATATTGTGCAACGCAGCGTCGCAGGAATTACCAGAACCCCAGTCTGGCTTCTCTGGCTGGTTATGATGATGCCAACCTTCATCTGGAGTGCCTGGGCGCTCTTGAATAATGGCAGCACCTCGATGCCGCCAGAACTGATGTTAGGGAGCTTTATCATCTGTTTGCCTCTCTACTGGTTTCTGGTGCAGCTAGGTCGGCGAGATGTCAGGTCATCGGTGAAACCAGCTGAATCTCAGCCTCAAAGTCAGGGGAGTACGGACTTGACGCCTGAGGTCCCAACAACCCAGCCTGCGGCCCGAGATAATACCGCTAGTCCCCGTCCGATCGATAAAACCGAAGAAGCAACCCTACAAAACTGTTTCCCCTGGACGGTTTATTATCTGCAATCGATTGACTATAAAGCTCAGGCCATTATTTGCAGAGGTCAACTGCGAGCTACTTCTGAAGTGGCCTATGAAACGGTGCGTAAGAATGTAGAAACTTATTTTGGGGATCGTTTCTTGCTGGTGTTCCAGGAAGGATTTAGCAATAAACCCTTTTTTGTGCTGGTACCCAACCCTCAGGCCCAACAAAACCGCAAGGAAAAAGTCGAGTCTCTCTATCGTCCTGGTTTGGCCCTGGGATTACTACTGGCTACCGGGTTGACCACCGCACTGGTAGGGACGGCGATCGTGCTGGAGCAACCCATCTCTTCCAGCTTTTTCGATCGAGTTGCCTCCAATCCAGCATTACTCCTGTCTGGGCTCCCCTATGCCATTGCCTTGCTGATCATCCTGGGCATTCACGAACTGGGACATTATCTGGTAGCTCAGTATTACCAGCTTAAGACGACCCTGCCTTACTTTATTCCTATTCCCTTTTTCCTCGGTACTTTTGGGGCTTTTATCCAGATTCGATCGCCCATTCCAAACCGCAAAGTGTTGTTTGATGTGGGCATTGCGGGTCCGATTGCAGGTCTGGTCGTCACCTTACCGATTCTCCTCTGGGGGTTGGCCCACTCGGCTATCGTACCGATGCCCAGTGAAGCAGACATGCTGGATTTCGATCCCCTCAATCCCAAGTCTTTTCTGCTCTTGACCATTCTGAGTAAAATTGCCCTCGGAAGTTCCCTGACTGCCAATACGGCGATTAAATTAAATCCGGTGGCCATTGCCGGTTGTATTGGCTTGCTGGTGACGGCACTGAACTTAATGCCGGTGGGACAATTGGATGGGGGGCACATTGTCCACGCCATGTTTGGCCAACGAACTGGGGCTGTGATTGGCCAGATCTCTCGAATTTTGGTGTTACTCCTGCCCCTGGCGCTTCAGGATATTCGCCTGCTCCCCTGGGCGGCCCTGCTGTTCTTTATGCCGATCTTTGATGAACCTGCGTTGAACGATGTCAGTGAACTGGATAATTTCCGTGATTTTTGGGGACTGGTCGCCCTGGGCATTTTACTGATCATTATTCTGCCCACCCCGGGTATTGTTTCACGCGCCTTGCTTTAG
- the thrC gene encoding threonine synthase, translating into MTITPPAINSLTPPPTSHAQGWPGLIEAYRPYLPVTDQTPVVTLKEGNTPLIPVPTIAAEIGRQVQVFVKYDGLNPTGSFKDRGMTLAISKAKEAGAQAVICASTGNTSAAAAAYARRGGMRAFVLIPDGYVALGKLAQALLYGAEVLAIQGNFDRALEIVREMAENYPVTLVNSVNPYRLEGQKTAAFEVVDVLGDAPDWLCIPTGNAGNITAYWMGFCQYHAEERCRRLPRMMGFQAAGSAPLVTGEAVAAPETIATAIRIGNPANWQRAIAVKEASQGQFNAVTDAEILTAYRMLAAQEGIFCEPASAASVAGMLKVKDQIPTGATIVCVLTGNGLKDPDTAIQHSNNPFKAGISPNLQEVAQVMGF; encoded by the coding sequence GTGACTATCACCCCCCCTGCGATTAATTCTCTGACTCCACCCCCAACTTCCCATGCCCAGGGCTGGCCCGGTTTGATTGAAGCCTACCGGCCCTATCTACCCGTGACCGACCAGACCCCGGTCGTGACCTTGAAAGAAGGGAACACCCCCCTGATTCCAGTCCCCACAATCGCTGCCGAAATTGGTCGCCAGGTCCAAGTCTTTGTCAAATACGACGGGCTCAATCCAACGGGCAGCTTTAAGGACCGAGGCATGACCCTGGCTATTTCCAAAGCCAAAGAAGCGGGTGCACAGGCCGTCATCTGTGCCAGCACAGGGAATACCTCAGCAGCGGCGGCAGCCTATGCCCGTCGGGGTGGCATGCGGGCCTTTGTGCTGATTCCAGACGGCTATGTAGCCCTGGGCAAACTAGCCCAGGCCCTCCTGTATGGCGCAGAGGTGCTGGCGATTCAGGGCAATTTCGATCGAGCCCTGGAAATTGTCCGGGAAATGGCCGAGAACTACCCCGTCACCCTGGTCAACTCGGTCAACCCGTACCGGCTGGAAGGCCAAAAGACCGCTGCCTTTGAAGTTGTGGATGTTTTGGGAGACGCCCCAGATTGGCTCTGTATCCCCACCGGCAATGCAGGGAACATAACCGCTTATTGGATGGGATTTTGTCAGTACCATGCTGAAGAACGGTGCCGTCGCCTGCCCCGAATGATGGGCTTCCAGGCCGCCGGGTCTGCCCCCTTGGTCACGGGTGAAGCCGTGGCCGCCCCGGAGACGATCGCTACAGCCATTCGAATTGGCAACCCGGCCAACTGGCAGCGGGCCATCGCCGTGAAGGAGGCCAGCCAGGGTCAATTCAATGCGGTGACGGATGCAGAAATTCTGACGGCCTATCGGATGCTGGCAGCTCAGGAGGGGATTTTCTGTGAACCCGCCAGCGCAGCATCAGTGGCGGGCATGCTGAAGGTGAAGGACCAAATTCCCACCGGAGCCACGATCGTCTGTGTTCTGACGGGGAACGGTCTGAAAGATCCGGATACAGCCATTCAGCACAGCAACAACCCATTTAAGGCTGGGATCAGCCCGAATTTGCAGGAAGTGGCCCAGGTAATGGGCTTCTAG